TCCTATGGGGCCATAATCCCAACCTAAAGGGGCGTAATCCCGTCCTATGGGGCCATAATCCCATCCTAAGGGGTCATAATCCCATCCTGACAAACCTGAGGGACCCCCAGATTCCCTTTATTTACCTCCATTCACCCTATGACCCGCCTTAAACCCCACACCCCCCACGGACCGCCTTAGAAcccccccaaatcccctccTTTTTGGCCCCAAATCCCACTCAGAACCCCCCAAGCCCTCCTTCCCTGCCTCCCCACCCCCATACCTGTGCCCCCAGGATGCCGATGACGACGGCCAGTTGGTGCAGGGTCCCCAGAGCCCCCCGCAGGTGGGTGGGGGCGATCTCCCCCACATACATGGGAACCAGCCCTGAGACCAGCCCTGAGAGTGGGGAGAGGGAAAAGCATGTCAGCTCCGTCCCTTTTAAGACGTGGCATCGCCCCTTTAAGAGGTGGCGTCGCCCCTTTAAGAGGTGTCATTGCCCCATTAAATTGTGGCACCACCCCTTAAAGGGGTGACATTGCCCCTTTAAGAGGTGATAATGCACATTTAAGAGGTGATGTTGGCCCTCTAAGAGGTGATAATGTACCTTTAAGAGATGGCATTGTCACTTTAAGAGGTGACATCGCCCCTTTAAGGGGTGACGTTGCCCCTTTAAGAGGTTGTATCACTTTAAGAGAAGACATCATCTCCTAGAAATGTGACATTGTCCCTTTGAAAGGTGACATCATCCTCTTAAGAGGTGGCATTTCCCCTTTAAGAGGTGGGGCCATCACTTTAATAAATGACATCATCCCTTTGAAAGGTGACATCACCCCTTTAAGAGATGACCGCCCCTTTAGGATGTAGCATTGCCCATTTAAAAGATTCGTTGCCCTTTTAAGAGATGACATCACCCCTTTAAGAGCTGGTGTCGCCCCTTTAAGATGTGATGCTGTCGCTTTAAGAGATGACATCATCCATTTGAAAGGTGACATTGTCTCTTTAAGTGGTAACGTTTCCCCTTTAAGAGGTGGCGTTGCCCCTTTAAGAAGCGGTGCTGTCACTTTAAGAGATGTCGTTGCCCCTTTAAGAGGTGACATCGCCCCTTTAAGAGGTGGCGTTGCCCCTTTAAGAGACACCAATGCCCCTCCAACAGGTGACAACGTCCCTGAGAGGGATAGCATTGCCCTTTTAAGATCAAGCATTCCCCCTTTAAGAGTAACCCTCACTCTTTTAAGGGGCGGGGCTAGGCAGAGCCACGCTTGCTTCCCATTGGCCGATACCTGAGTAGGCGCCGAGCAGGAACCGACCAATGATGATGAGGACGTAGGAGGGGCCCCACTTGGCCGCGCCCATCATGGCCCCGCCCACAAAGGCCAGCGCGTTGGTGGCGATCATGGCGTGCTTCCTGGGGGCGGGGCCACGTCAGGCCACGCCCAGCACATGGCCGCAGCCCCGTTCAGCCCCATTAACATCGATGACCCCGTTGATCCCATTCACCCtaatgaccccattgaccccaatgaccccattgaccccattcACCCtaatgaccccattgaccccattaGCCTTtatgaccccactgaccccattaaTCTTGATGACCCCATTCACCCtaatgaccccattgaccccattaAACCCAGTGACCCCATTAAGCCCCGCCCCTACTGAAGCCCCGTCCCCCAAAAGCCCCGCCCCCACCGAAAGCCCCACCCCCACTGAATCCCCATCCAGTCTTGAAGCCCCGCCCCTTTAGAAACACATCCACCCCTGTAGGCCCCGCCCCCTTCTGANNNNNNNNNNNNNNNNNNNNNNNNNNNNNNNNNNNNNNNNNNNNNNNNNNNNNNNNNNNNNNNNNNNNNNNNNNNNNNNNNNNNNNNNNNNNNNNNNNNNNNNNNNNNNNNNNNNNNNNNNNNNNNNNNNNNNNNNNNNNNNNNNNNNNNNNNNNNNNNNNNNNNNNNNNNNNNNNNNNNNNNNNNNNNNNNNNNNNNNNNNNNNNNNNNNNNNNNNNNNNNNNNNNNNNNNNNNNNNNNNNNNNNNNNNNNNNNNNNNNNNNNNNNNNNNNNNNNNNNNNNNNNNNNNNNNNNNNNNNNNNNNNNNNNNNNNNNNNNNNNNNNNNNNNNNNNNNNNNNNNNNNNNNNNNNNNNNNNNGCCACCACGCCCACCCCCAGCGACGCCATCATCCCCCCCACAGAGAAGATGGCGACCGACAGAGCCCAGAGCGTGGAGACGGCGGAGGGGGTGGGCGGCTCCCCCCAGCGCTGCGTCCACGTGGCGTTGTATTCATCTTCCAGGACCTGCGGGGGGGGGCAAGATGGCGGGGGACAAATGGGAACCGATGGGATCCCAATGAGAACCAATATGGAACCAATATGGAACCCAATATGGAGCCCAATGGGAACCAAAGGGAACCAATATGAGACCCAATAGGAACCAATATGAAACTCAATGGGAACCAGTATGGAACCCAATATGGAACCCGATGGGAACCAATATGGAACCCAGTATGGAGCCCAATGGGAACCAATATGGAACCCCAAAAGGGATCGCAATGAGAACCCAATATGGAACCAATATGGAACCAATATGGAGCCCAATGGGAACCAATATGGAA
This portion of the Meleagris gallopavo isolate NT-WF06-2002-E0010 breed Aviagen turkey brand Nicholas breeding stock unplaced genomic scaffold, Turkey_5.1 ChrUn_random_7180001874003, whole genome shotgun sequence genome encodes:
- the LOC104916152 gene encoding solute carrier family 2, facilitated glucose transporter member 1-like, producing MGSHWVPYWVPIGFHTGSHWVPYWFPLGSILVPYWFHIGFSLRSLLGFHIGSHWAPYWVPYWFPSGSILGSILVPIEFHIGSYWVSYWFPLVPIGLHIGFHIGSILVLIGIPSVPICPPPSCPPPQVLEDEYNATWTQRWGEPPTPSAVSTLWALSVAIFSVGGMMASLGVGVRGPAPRKHAMIATNALAFVGGAMMGAAKWGPSYVLIIIGRFLLGAYSGLVSGLVPMYVGEIAPTHLRGALGTLHQLAVVIGILGAQVLGLGALLGTARRWPLLLGLGLGPAALQALLLPRWQPLVVAIGLQLSQQLSGINAIFYYSTAIFESAGVGQPAVATIGVGVVNVAATLLSVRPPTPNPAPGTRPLFHDQAPF